A genomic segment from Rana temporaria unplaced genomic scaffold, aRanTem1.1, whole genome shotgun sequence encodes:
- the LOC120922729 gene encoding E3 ubiquitin/ISG15 ligase TRIM25-like produces the protein MASADPSEELECFICLNLSSDPVTLKCGHNCCLDCIGHVLDTQERSEGYSCPKCKEEFEELPTLRNMVDNFLSARPDQEEFGVTCTPCSHTPVPAIKSCLSHRGASPCNHLGFHSKSPEHVFCDLATSLENRKCSVHKELLKYYCTKDSTCICLSCRLDEEHWEHQVETLDKASEIKKKKLRNVLPKLMAEREEMEERVQSLQEHWRKVQGKADDETERVTVLFRDLGRRLDDLERRVLSDISGQVERVSLSVSDLIQQLEIKEEELVRKMADIEDLCNTTDPLTVLQESDTSDLCDEDRERHDELLYDGGDLNVAGISQTLHIGLSDIMSGVNVHSFAGTHVYPIFCAKNKVISGLTDLLLDVSTAGNTLRIADDRKTLSFSSSHLNLPETPERFWCSQVLSSQSFSSGRHCWEVNVRGSNWWRIGMCYPSIDRRGVQSVIGYNEKSWCLERYGGNSYSVIHGSKEIPIPGSVYGNRIRIDLNYGAGRISFYELCDPIRFLITITTTFTEPLHAGLGVWNGCIRLSLAYQM, from the coding sequence ATGGCATCTGCTGATCCGAGTGAGGAGCTGGAATGTTTCATCTGTCTAAACCTTTCTTCAGATCCAGTAACTTTGAAATGTGGACACAACTGCTGCCTGGACTGTATTGGCCATGTGTTAGATACACAGGAGAGGTCTGAAGGTTATTCCTGTCCTAAATGCAAAGAAGAGTTTGAGGAGCTTCCTACACTGCGTAACATGGTGGATAATTTCCTGTCTGCTCGGCCAGATCAGGAGGAGTTCGGTGTCACCTGCACTCCATGTAGTCACACTCCTGTACCTGCTATAAAATCATGTCTGTCACACAGAGGAGCGTCACCATGCAATCACCTGGGATTCCACAGCAAGTCACCAGAACACGTCTTCTGTGACCTTGCCACTTCCCTGGAGAACAggaaatgctccgtccataaGGAACTACTGAAGTATTACTGCACTAAGGACTCCACCTGTATCTGTCTGTCCTGTAGGCTGGATGAGGAACACTGGGAGCACCAGGTGGAGACTCTGGATAAGGCCTCTGAGATCAAAAAGAAGAAACTGAGAAATGTTCTGCCGAAACTGATGGCCGAGAGAGAGGAGATGGAggaaagagtccagagtctgcaggaacacTGGAGGAAAGTACAAGGAAAAGCAGATGATGAAACAGAGAGAGTCACTGTCCTGTTCAGAGACCTTGGGAGACGTCTGGATGACCTGGAGAGGAGAGTCCTGAGTGACATCTCTGGGCAGGTAGAGCGGGTCTCTCTATCAGTGTCTGATCTGATCCAACAGCTGGAAATAAAGGAGGAGGAGTTGGTCAGGAAGATGGCTGACATTGAGGATCTGTGTAACACGACGGATCCACTGACTGTCCTACAGGAATCGGACACAAGTGACTtgtgtgatgaggacagagagcgACATGATGAACTCCTCTATGATGGAGGGGATCTGAATGTGGCGGGGATCTCACAAACATTACACATAGGGTTATCTGATATCATGTCTGGGGTAAATGTCCATTCATTTGCAGGCACACATGTGTATCCAATTTTTTGTGCAAAGAACAAAGTTATTTCAGGGTTAACAGACTTATTACTGGATGTGAGCACAGCTGGTAATACTCTACGCATAGCAGATGACAGGAAAACGTTATCCTTCTCATCATCGCATCTGAATCTCCCAGAAACACCAGAGAGATTTTGGTGTTCTCAGGTGTTAAGCAGTCAGAGTTTCTCTTCAGGTCGACATTGCTGGGAAGTCAATGTCCGAGGGTCAAATTGGTGGAGAATTGGTatgtgttaccccagtatagaCAGGAGAGGAGTTCAGTCAGTGATTGGATATAATGAGAAGTCCTGGTGTTTGGAGAGGTATGGAGGTAATAGCTACTCGGTGATCCATGGTAGTAAGGAGATCCCAATACCTGGCAGTGTCTATGGTAACAGAATCAGGATAGATCTGAATTATGGGGCCGGGCGGATCTCCTTTTATGAGTTGTGTGACCCGATCCGATTCCTCATCACCATCACTACCACCTTtactgagcccctccatgctgggTTAGGTGTATGGAATGGTTGTATAAGGCTCTCTTTAGCATATCAGatgtga